The Musa acuminata AAA Group cultivar baxijiao chromosome BXJ3-6, Cavendish_Baxijiao_AAA, whole genome shotgun sequence region CATGGCGAAGACGGAGCCGGAGACGACCAGCGAGCGCACCAGGTCCGGTCGCAGCTCCGCCATCTTGAACGCCACCATCCCTCCGTAGCTGAACCCCACGGCGGTGCACCGCCGCACGCTGAGCTTGTCGAGCGCCGCGGCCAGGCACTCAGCCTGGAAGGCCGGGGAGCggtcggcggcggcggtggtcgactCCCCGAAGAAGAACAGGTCGGGGATGTACACCTCGTACTGGTTCACCAGCACCCCGAACTGGAACTGCCACGTGACGATCCCTTCCGCTGCGAATCCGTGCACCAGTACCACCGCTGGCTTCTCCTTCTCTTTGCctcgctgcttcttcttcttcttcctcttgtcttcCTCCTCGTCCCTGCTGCCATCGCTACTCAGGTCAGGAACTACTTCTTTGTTGGTGGCCTTCTTCTTGTTGGCCATGACCTTCTCCTTGGGAACCCACATGCTGATGACAGTGCCGGGCTCGATCTCGATGGTCTGCTGGCGCAGCCCCGCACCCCGCACCAGCCAGTGCAAGATGGGCTTCTGTGCTTCCACCCAATTCACCATCTTTGTCACTGCctccggcagcagcagcagcactctctctctctctctctctctctctctctctctctctctctctctctctctctcttctctctagaCAAGCCTACCTCTCCAGGCTTAGCTTACTTCATGTGCACACTCCTGTAGAGTTTATAAAGAAGGTGGTGGCTGGGAATGGTCCGTAGGAGAGGAAGCTTGTGCCGGGAAGCCTATGAATGCTGCCATGGGTAGTTCTTGGTAGCTCTCTTAACTTTGCTTTTCTCGAGTCTCCACCAAGAAAGCTCACTCATCACTATCTCAGTTCTAAgaatccttttttattttgatcataatttagaatttaaagaatttaatttttgattcaaaTTACTACAACTTCATGCATTTCTTTCCATCTTAATGCTAATATAAGGACAGTCAAATTGGCACAAGCCTACTAAATGAACCCTATTCATATCTTTTGTTCACTATCCAATTCATGAAGCAATTGATTTGCGTATGCACGTTAGTTTGATCACCTACTTTGCCTACTTAAACCGGTGACAGCAATGTGGTGGGAGTTTGCGTGTATTGACTTCTTTCATAGGAGAGGAGTGGTTAGATTTTGGCCTCCAAACCGTACCAAAATCTTAGCTCATCAATCCATTGGCCAACATATACACGCATAAACATGTATGTATGTTTGTACATTTTAAGCAAATAAAGTCTGGCAAATAATCTCCTCCAACTAATGGAATTATAATTTATTGGTTAGATTTTGGCGTCCAAATCATACCAAAATCTTGCAAataaacatgtatatatgtatgtaggtTTGTGCATTAGAACAATAAATATGATTTCGTTAGTTAAATCACAATGCTATTTTTTGAATAATGTCTGTATGACTGTAATATGGTATGtgctaat contains the following coding sequences:
- the LOC135640290 gene encoding uncharacterized protein LOC135640290 isoform X3 → MVNWVEAQKPILHWLVRGAGLRQQTIEIEPGTVISMWVPKEKVMANKKKATNKEVVPDLSSDGSRDEEEDKRKKKKKQRGKEKEKPAVVLVHGFAAEGIVTWQFQFGVLVNQYEVYIPDLFFFGESTTAAADRSPAFQAECLAAALDKLSVRRCTAVGFSYGGMVAFKMAELRPDLVRSLVVSGSVFAMTDSISRATLDQLGFASSSELLMPESIKGLKALLSVSMHKKLWFPDFLYKDYLEVMFSNRKERAELLEGLVISNKDAKVPSLDQRILLLWGENDNIFNLELAKDMKEQLGEKAILQSIKKAGHLLHVERPCAYNRHLKKFLALVKDEGTEE
- the LOC135640290 gene encoding uncharacterized protein LOC135640290 isoform X2, translating into MVNWVEAQKPILHWLVRGAGLRQQTIEIEPGTVISMWVPKEKVMANKKKATNKEVVPDLSSDGSRDEEEDKRKKKKKQRGKEKEKPAVVLVHGFAAEGIVTWQFQFGVLVNQYEVYIPDLFFFGESTTAAADRSPAFQAECLAAALDKLSVRRCTAVGFSYGGMVAFKMAELRPDLVRSLVVSGSVFAMTDSISRATLDQLGFASSSELLMPESIKGLKALLSVSMHKKLWFPDFLYKDYLEVMFSNRKERAELLEGLVISNKDAKVPSLDQVCVQRILLLWGENDNIFNLELAKDMKEQLGEKAILQSIKKAGHLLHVERPCAYNRHLKKFLALVKDEGTEE